From Phragmites australis chromosome 5, lpPhrAust1.1, whole genome shotgun sequence, a single genomic window includes:
- the LOC133919157 gene encoding 14-3-3-like protein GF14-E, protein MSLPAELSREENVYMAKLAEQAERYEEMVEFMEKVAKAVDSEELTVEERNLLSVAYKNVIGARRASWRIISSIEQKEEGRGNEDRATLIKDYRSKIETELTKICDGILKLLDSHLVPSTTAAESKVFYLKMKGDYFRYLAEFKAGSERKDAAENTMVAYKAAQDIALAELAPTHPIRLGLALNFSVFYYEILNSPDRACNLAKQAFDEAISELDTLSEDSYKDSTLIMQLLRDNLTLWTSDISEDATEEIKEAPKGESGDGQ, encoded by the exons ATGTCGCTGCCTGCTGAGCTTTCCCGTGAGGAAAACGTTTACATGGCTAAGCTTGCAGAGCAGGCTGAGAGGTATGAAGAGATGGTTGAGTTCATGGAGAAGGTGGCTAAGGCAGTTGATTCTGAGGAGCTCACGGTGGAGGAGCGCAACCTTCTATCAGTTGCTTACAAGAATGTCATTGGAGCCCGACGTGCCTCATGGCGCATCATATCCTCCATTGAGCAGAAGGAAGAGGGCCGTGGCAATGAGGACCGTGCCACTCTCATCAAGGACTACCGTAGCAAGATAGAGACTGAACTCACCAAGATCTGTGATGGAATCCTCAAGCTCCTTGATTCCCACCTTGTCCCCTCAACTACTGCTGCAGAGTCCAAGGTTTTCTACCTCAAGATGAAGGGTGACTACTTCAG GTATCTTGCAGAGTTCAAGGCTGGATCTGAGAGGAAGGATGCAGCTGAGAACACCATGGTGGCATACAAAGCTGCTCAG GATATTGCACTGGCAGAGTTGGCCCCCACTCATCCTATTAGGCTTGGGCTGGCGCTCAATTTCTCAGTGTTTTATTACGAGATCCTCAACTCTCCTGACCGTGCTTGCAATCTCGCCAAGCAG GCTTTTGATGAGGCCATCTCGGAGCTGGATACCCTGAGCGAGGATTCCTACAAGGATAGCACTCTGATCATGCAGCTTCTGCGTGACAACTTGACCCTGTGGACTTCTGACATCTCG GAGGACGCCACTGAAGAAATCAAGGAGGCTCCCAAGGGCGAATCTGGAGATGGGCAGTAA
- the LOC133917939 gene encoding uncharacterized protein LOC133917939: MAASPTSSSSSAPTPSPRQLPRPPKGPLWEKCNCILQMEESLAASIDELECLRTPLATTLVEELSSRPAPAPAVAASSSFSNNSNSSIQDLLSLVYFGSLFVMKSQSEFIATCDKGKQRGDDEDNEEEDAIGGEGLRASEMFRKEMGLKWMLKTTSSSRAKGSDVQSADNEKKDEAAHEEDRSKSSNFSTVEVMDK; encoded by the exons ATGGCCGCCTCCCccaccagctcctcctcctccgccccaACGCCTTCGCCGCGGCAGCTGCCGAGGCCACCGAAGGGGCCGTTGTGGGAAAAGTGCAACTGTATCCTACAGATGGAGGAGTCGCTCGCCGCGTCCATCGACGAGCTCGAGTGCCTCCGCACCCCTCTTGCTACCACCCTCGTCGAGGAGTTATCTTCCCGTCCCGCCCCCGCGCCAGCTGTCGCTGCTTCCTCCTCATTCTCCAACAACTCGAATTCATCCATCCAGGACCTCCTCTCGCTCGTCTACTTTGGCTCTCTCTTCGTCATGAAGTCGCAGAGCGAGTTCATCGCCACATG TGACAAGGGCAAGCAGAGAGGCGATGACGAGGataatgaggaggaggatgcgaTTGGAGGTGAAGGGTTAAGGGCAAGCGAGATGTTTAGGAAGGAGATGGGCCTCAAATGGATGCTAAAGACAACAAGCAGCAGTAGGGCTAAGGGCAGTGATGTTCAAAGTGCTGATAACGAGAAGAAGGATGAGGCTGCACATGAGGAGGACAGATCGAAATCCTCTAACTTCAGCACAGTAGAAGTCATGGATAAATAG
- the LOC133919159 gene encoding F-box protein GID2-like has product MKSRSDPSDGGDDPRTMPTGATVDGGSSEPSKKQRTEEPSPSSSGAGECSSSRAPPQPPQREQQPPPDADAGGGDEQARLPDLGEDLVFEVLRRAEARTLAAASGVSRGWRQLARDERLWEAACVREWANLGFSEQMLRRVVLSLGGFRRLHELYIRPLQRRGAGAPRRQWGRQVPVRMGRDQVQVSLSLLSTSFFQKMPNAPPAPKKDKDNDSDKSGGGQCG; this is encoded by the coding sequence ATGAAGAGCCGCTCCGATCCGTCGGACGGAGGCGACGATCCCCGGACGATGCCCACTGGTGCCACGGTCGACGGCGGCTCGAGCGAGCCGAGTAAGAAGCAGCGGACGGAGGAGCCGTCCCCCAGCTCGAGCGGGGCGGGGGAGTGCTCGTCCTCCCGGgctccgccgcagccgccgcagcGGGAGCAGCAGCCCCCGCCGGACGCTGACGCCGGAGGGGGCGACGAGCAGGCGAGGTTGCCAGATCTCGGGGAGGACCTGGTTTTCGAGGTGCTGCGACGGGCGGAGGCGCGGAcgctggcggcggcgtcgggcgtGAGCCGGGGGTGGCGGCAGCTGGCGCGGGACGAGCGGCTGTGGGAGGCGGCGTGCGTGCGGGAATGGGCGAACCTTGGCTTCTCGGAGCAGATGCTTCGCAGGGTCGTGCTTTCGCTCGGCGGTTTCCGCCGCCTGCACGAGCTCTACATCCGCCCGCTCCAGCGGCGTGGTGCTGGCGCACCGCGCAGGCAGTGGGGGCGGCAGGTGCCGGTGAGGATGGGCCGGGACCAGGTTCAAGTCTCGTTATCTCTGCTCTCGACATCGTTCTTCCAGAAGATGCCTAATGCTCCTCCTGCTCCTAAGAAAGACAAGGATAACGATAGCGATAAGAGTGGAGGTGGCCAGTGCGGGTGA